The nucleotide sequence CCTCCGATTGCTGgattaacaaagatgaaaaatcaatggATCAACCAATCCGATTGCAGAATTGATAAAATAATAGCATACTTAATAAATAtacataataaatttattaaataataataattttacgtTGTTTAGGTgatttatccaaaaaaaaaaaagtatctttTCACTTTTTGCTATTATTTTAAACACCAAAAGACCCAcaaactttaaaaaataaaataaaattcctaAAATGTCTCGTAAGATATACAATCCTTAATTTAAAAGAGATTTGATCCCAATATCTTACGATAAACTATTAAAATATTTCACAGTTAAATTAGTTAACATATTTTTATGATACTTTAATAATATTTAAGTTCATATAAATATTCAAATAATTTAGTGAATTAAGTATATTTTCTTTAGGAAAATATCATACCTCATGTCTGCCTATCGAGTCTTTAATAACCATCGATATGGAGCAGAGAGATAATTGCATGAGCATTCATATAAGATTACCAAACATAACTCTTTGTAATAGGTTTGCTTGACCATCAAGCATTAGAGTCATTAACGATTTTTCTTTCACTAGAGTTTAAGCTTATAGCTACTGAACTTAATGATTAGTCATATATGTTAAATTGCTATCTTTATATCTATACTGATATACTAGAGGTTGGGTTTCAATTATCCctccatcttttctttttctttttttattaaggACATTCTTATCCGAAAAATCTCATCTATCAACCTAGCACCCAACTCATAATGTTACTTTACAAGTTTCATCGAGGAATATCTCGATATCAATATTATCCCGATATTGATATTATCATATACATATTACAATGTTTAATTCAGGACATCAATCTTTTACCTTTTGGCCTAACATGAGTGTAGGTTTTCAAGCTGTAATAAGGACTAAAATGGAGGAttcttttgaatctcttgaagcaACAAAGAGTCTTTTAGCTTAGTCTTTGTCAATACGACCCTTTCCCTATGAGATTGATCGGAGCTAAAAAGGGATAATTAACCTAAATCACCCAAGTTTTGTCCAACTTGAATGTCATTACTTAGATAAGCCAATATTAGCTCATTGAAGCTATGTTGTGTCCCATCTCTAAGGGTTGATAGTAAGACTTCAGTCTCTATTTTTTTACGTTATCTTTTTTATCAAATATGAATCTCGATGTAGCATTCATTCAAATCACCAACAAGAGGAGCTTTGCATGACTCATGAGGAAGCACCTCAACCTCTTAATTGAGTCCTTCCTTGAGTTGGTTCAAAAAGATCTAGCGATTAAATATATATAAAGTAGTAAAGTAATACAACATTCAAATGattcaaaaattaaatatattttctctCGAGTAAAAGTATACATTTAAAAAAAACTTAAGCAAAGAATTAATTTATGGAAATAATTAAATagtatcatcaaatattactataTTGATTATGTAAGATACTTAATAAGTCGAGACAACTAAGGACCCAAATAGGTATTGGGCGATGAAGTGAAGCACTCTTCCATGCTCTTAAGAGGACATGGAAAGTTCCATGTGTTGGGCCGATTACATGACGCGCTTTTCCTTATCCTCTCACGTAGTATTGGCTTCAATATACATCTTTTACTTGATCTTGCAAAAACGAAACTATTAAATCCTTTCAAGAGTAGCCATCACTCCGTACAGCTCTTCTTCTTGTATCTTTCTATCTCTCGCACTATCAACTTCTGGAGCGATGCTCGATAAACGAAGATTCCATGTTTCATATGCTTCCTAACTAGATGAGGATGGCAGCGTGTGGTTGAGATACAATTAGTGTCTTCTCTGGTTGGTAAGATGTGTTTTTGTCTCATTTGCCCCCTTCATTTCATTAATGGGACAGGTCGTGATTAGTTGACGAGGTTCTTTCCTCTCACAACGATGATGGAAGTTAATATGAGATGTAGCTATTAACGTTTTTCTAGGAGGTGGAAGTATGTGGCTCGCCTAACATGCATGCGGTGGTTCACGAGACGATAAATAGTCctatatattttaatatcttaaatattaattgctaataataatatttactctcatttattaaatatttagaGTTTGGAATCTATAATTTTAACCTATAAAATATTgatctaataaaataataattagctTAGCCACAATCCACTAAAATTAAATTCTTAattttcgaatatatatatatatatatataggagactTGACTACAAGGAATATAATAACGTATTAGGGACGCAAGGAGGAATAGATCATCCGCCATAGCGTCAATGCTTTCCTTTCGGGGCCCACCGCATGTCTCTTTTGTGTTACGAATGAGAAATTGACTTGAGTGGCGCAGCGTGGCCTGTGCTTGTTTAATTCGTTCGATCACATCGGACACTGAGGTAAAAAGTGCTTCGTGGATACTTCCATTCCTCTCTATCTCTAAATTTTGTCGGCTGGAAAGGATCTCTCTGTTGTGGGCTGCTGCCTTCGATCTTATCGAATCGCTTGTATGCCGAGGTTTGGTGTGTGTAACTCCTTTTGGTGGCTTAAAATGCCGTAGGGTGAAAACAATATATAAATACATGATTGTAGCCATTTGGCTATGCTTTTTATGCCAGGCTTCGAATGGAACAACGCGATCGGTCTTCTATTTGACTTTTGCTTGATCATCTTAGATTATTATACGCTTCGTATTTCCAAACGTCCACATCGTAGACCTCCTTTACCCGTCAACATAATAATGACGGGAAGAATAATTCGTGCGTAGCAGTGATACTTGTGAGACCTCACGGAGACATGCATCGTCGCCGCAGTCGTCTCTTCCAAAAGGAACGACGACGACGCCTTCTTTTTTACCACGCTTCTTCCTGCCGTAGAAAAGTGACTTAGCTTTGCTAATTCTTCTGTTTCTTATGATTATGCTACTTCGTACGTTAGGAGATCCATCACCCTACGAGTGGTTAAGCCATCTTTGCTTTGTGATATGATAGAATATTTGCGAGTGTAGGACGACGGAGCAAACCTCTCACTGGAAGAGAGTCTAAAGGGGAAAAGGAGTGGCGAATGATGCGTGCGCAGATTGCAAGAAGCCAAAGGTTGGTGGCACGTCGCAGTAGTGGAGGATAGAAAGGTGCCTAAACTCATTCCATCACTGCCGACCCACAGCTTTGGACAAGCATCTGTCTGAGACAAGGAATGATGGTAATCGCTCGTCACTCGATGCACTAAATTACCGTGAGAATCGGGAATCATATCATACGGTAAACAAGCGATGGATCACCTAATATTTcccatattttttttacttttaccgAGCATAGGAGAAGAATCTTATCCTTAATCATCAGTCACAGGCTCACCACCGCACACCCGAGCACACCATGCCATCgcactaatcttctatgccatggtGTAGCACTAccattcttttctttcttatatatTACTTCACTTGCCTGCCACCGAACCTTCCTTGTCTCCTCCATTGACATTTCTACTGCGTTCATCCCTCAATTTGCGTGTGGTTTTGAAGAAGATGTCGGGCAAGGACTGCGGCGACCACGGCAAGTGGTGCAAGCTCCGGAAGCGCTTCTGGCGCATCTTAGGGTGCATCGTCGGCTTCATAATTCTGATCCTTCTCATCATCCTCATCATCTGGCTGGTGCTCCGCCCCACCAAGCCCCGGTTCTACCTGCAGGGCGCGGTGGTGCTGCAGTTCAACTACACCGGCCCACCCAGCAACCTGCTCTCCACCGTCTTCCAGGTCACCATCGCCTCCCGCAACCCCAACGACCGCATCGGCATCTACTACGACCGCATCTTCGTCTACGGCGCCTACAAGAACCAGCAGATCAGCCTCGCCACCGCCCTGCCCCCGATGTACCAGGGCCACAACGACGTCGTCATCTGGTCGCCCTACCTCTTCGGCCCCAACGTCCCGGTGGCGCCCTACCTCTGCGACGCCCTCACCCAAGACAAGGCTTCCGGCTTCCTCATCCTCCACGTCAAGATCGACGGCCGCATAAGATGGAAGGTCGGCTCCTGGACCTCCGACCACTACCACCTCTTCGTCAGCTGCCCGGCCTTCCTCACCTTTCAAAACGGGAGGTCAGGATCCGGCGCTACCGTCAGGTTCCAGCAGATGTCCGCCTGCAGCGTCGAAGTCTAAGGACGCCGAGCTCCCGTTTGTGTCTTTAGCaggtttttttcttctctttaggcttaATTAGCCGTAACGCACGCTGTTCCATGTTATGTAGCAGAAGGCCAGGCTGTGTGATAGACACATTAAGGGGAGGAGGATGATGATGGGAGAAATTAATAATGGTTTATAAATTCCACCAAGATCGATTGATGTATTTGCAAGCCAAATGTTGAATACTAAGCAtcacatgtttatatatatatacatctgatGATTGGGATGACACTATCTAACCTTTTTTCTTTTGTGCATAACAATACAAATAACAGTGCTTTTTTTCTCGATTAGAACTAATAGAAAACTGTATTGATCAAGATGAATCACCAATTGGTGCTTTAAAGTAGGCGATGGGTGCATGAAGTTGGCACCACAAGGTAACCGATGGCCACTTTGTCCGACCCAATCAAACGCTTGACGCCATCGATGTTATGCTTAGTAATGCCGAGCCGGAGGAGGGTGGAAGAAGGACCCACGAACTCCCATAGTCTCCTCATACTGGTGGAGCATGTAGTAGTGGTTGGTATCTCGGTCTCACTCCAGCGTACTCGATTGATGGGTCGAAAGCGTGACTTGGAAGGAAAGAGACAACAAATTGGAGACCCTAAACGAGCAACACAAGGAAAGAACACTGTATTCCGACTTCATGATCGAGAAATGCTGAGCTTGGCACCACGAAAGAGAGCCTTCCTATGGTCCGATAGATGTTACTCATGCTCTACATCTTGTTTGTGATGTCACGGCAGGTTctaattgatggggatataaacaggaataacctttgtataggaacaaatactagaagaccaaaatacgcagcggaataaaatggaaacacaatcaaacagaacaccaagatatacgtggaaaaccccttcaatgtgaagggtaaaaaccacggggcaaactagagataatccactatgagaataatgaatatacaaatctcaatctcttgcccaaaacccaagcaacaaccacaagagaataactgggatacaaggatcacgttactgcccacaatatctaaaacctcccaagtaatcacagcaagagcctactgtagatttgatctaacctgagatgagaacactgctagatgattgtgaacagtctctctgcgttgtccttgtcttcttccctttctttctcttcctcttctgccttgttctccttcttctctttggaatctcgtcgctacaaagatcagcctcgttgctgcctttttatagctttaatctgcctctaaaacgcagccaccacacccccctaatcttaattagggttaggttaagagggggtgtgagctgtgggctgataaagcccacatgggctgaatatgggccatcagcccaacaacctcccccttcagcccataagggaggctgtcccatgactcctcaatgtgaagccataccgaccaactgtcggcatatctcctgtctttcttttgttaaggtctccgtcaacatgtctgctccgttgtcatctgtatgaattttctgaagctgcaactgcttctcttcaaatacatttcgaatccagtggtatctgacatctatatgctttgacttggaatgaaacattgggttcttacacaaatggatggcactctggctgtcacaatgcatcacataattttcatgtttcagccccaattcttgtaagaattctttcatccataacatttctttgcatacctctgtagcagcaatatattctgcttctatggtggagagagcaatacacctttgtaacctggattgccatgacacagctccccctgcaaaagtaagtacataacctgaagtagacttcctcgtatctatatctcttgccatatctgcatctgtgtaacctgttaacgcaggtggtccacctccaaagcttaaacaaaccttagagctccctctgagatatctaaaaatccacttcactgctgcccagtgctctttgcctggatttgcaagaaatctgctagtaacacccactgcatatgcgatgtccggcctcgtacataccattgcatacattaaacttccaactgctgaagcataaggaaccttttgcattttctccttctcctcatcacttgacggactctgttctgagcacaacttgaagtgacctgcaagaggagaaccaactggcttagcattgctcatactaaatctttccaataccttctcgatgtatttctcctatgacaaccaaatcttcttgtttttcctgtcacgagaaatctgcatgcctagtatttgctttgctggccccatgtccttcattgcaaaagactcactcagttccttcttcaacctgtcaattttagacatatcttttccaagaataagtatgtcatcaacataaagtaagagaataataaaattctcaccaaaccatttgatgtacacacaatgatctgaagccgttcttttgtatccattttctgtcataaatgaatcaaactttctgtaccactgtcttggagcttgctttagcccatacaagctcttcttcaacttgcagacaaaattatctttacctttgactttgaagccttctggttgctccatataaatttcctcctccaaatcaccacgaaggaaagctgtcttcacatctaactgctcaacctccaagtcctggctagcagcaataccaagagcaacacgaatagaagacattttaacaacaggagaaaatatctcttcaaagtcaatacctttcttttgaccaaagtctttcacaaccaatctagctttgtactttggttgagaacaatattcttgagtcttcaacctaaaaacccacttgttcttcaaggccttcattccatttggtagcaacaccaaatcataagtgtggttcttctgaagagcatccatctcttcctgcatagcaactaaccacttctctttctgctcactctcaactgcttcctggtaactctctggttcacctgcatcagtaagcatcacatactcatctgtagagtatcttctggaaggttgacgttgtctagaagatcttctcaattgaggttcggcgggaacttgctctcctacttcttcttgctcaacatgtcctgcaggtaaatcaatatcaggctctacactattttcctgcacatctcccccatcaccctgatatactggaggaataattgggtcacaatctgctaatccttctacagaagtcttggctggtgccttcttcttcaaatcctcaaaggtttgatcctcaaagaagaccacatctctactcctgaacaccttctgcttttctggatcccaaagcctgtaaccaaactgatcatgtgagtaaccaagaaaaatacattctttagacttaccatctagcttggacctctcattatctggaacatgtgcaaatgcacgacaaccaaacactctcaaatgcctataggaaacatctttccctgaccatacatgctctgcaacatcaccatctagggctatacatggtgataagttgatcacatcaactgcagtcctcaaagcctcatcccaaaaccttttgggtagcttggcctgtgaaagcatacatctgatcttttccatgatggtgcggttcatcctctctgcaattgcattatgctgaggtgtaccaggaattgtcatctcatgttggatcccatgcgacctgcaatagtcattaaacaatcccatatactcaccaccattatctgatcttatgcatttcaatttcctttctgtctccctttcaaccctagcatgaaactctttgaagacattaataacctgatctttggtcttcaaagcataagcccaaactttcccggaaaaatcatctataaaagtgacaaaataaagtgcaccacttataccaagaacatcaacagatccaccaggagtttttgtcctcaaaggaccacatacatctgtataaacacggtctaaggcatgcatttttctagacaaagcaacactagcaaatgaaactctatgttgtttaccagccaaacaatcaatacaagggttcagatgtatacctctgagatctggtaatacctctctcttggaaagagcttgcagccccttctcgctcatgtgtcccaatcgcctatgccacaactccatactgaagtctttctctgtagcatttaactgctcaccataagctttagcccgcaacctgtacaaagtatgacatttctttccattagctataacaagagaacccttactgagcttccattgccctctgtgaaatctgctttcatactcttcatcatctagtcttccaactgaaattaaatttagcctcaagtcaaccacatgcctcacatccttaagtaccaacttacagccaatgttggtctttaaatggatatcacccatgccaatgatgtctgctgtgccatagttgcccatcttgacaacaccaaagtttccagacctgtatgtagcaaaaaactccctccgtggtgtagcatgataagaagcacctgtgtcaatcacccactcaagatcctgacacacacaagaaaaaatatcatcagaaggagacaaaatcaaataatcaccaccctgcactgtagctgtagtattatcctttgactctgtagactccacttcttttccctttttcttgttcttcttaggttgcttacattggttcttgtaatgtcctttctcaccacagttatagcaaacaatatctttttttgatcttgacttgctcctacccatacgtgaactgcttctagactttgaccttcctctgttctctgagataagtgcctgtgaatcattctgagatgttgtcgaactctttcttctcaactcctcattcaacaaactgcttgttacttgactcatagtgacaataccatctggcgtagaattactaagggaaaccaccagtgtctcccaactttctggtaatgaactgagaagtaacaatgcctgcaactcatcatcaagagacattcttatagaggataactggttagtaatactctgcatttcattcaaatgctcagcaatagaagcaccctctctatattttaggttcacaagttttctgatcaaaaaagctttgttgccagctgtttttctttcatagagactttccaatttttttcaaagagaatatgcagaaatttcagtagaaacatggtgaaatacactatcatcaagccactgtctaataaatccaattgtttttcgatctaacctcttccactcatcatctatcatagttgtaggttttgcactatccccttgcaaaggtccatacaaatctttgcaatataagagatcttccattcttggtttccatatcatccaattatttccattcaaactaatcatgcgagaaatattactggcctccatgttcaaatacaaaaattaaatcaccaaaaccccgctctgataccagttgatggggatataaacaggaataacctttgtataggaacaaatactagaagaccaaaatacgcagcggaataaaatggaaacacaatcaaacagaacaccaagatatacgtggaaaacccattcaatgtgaagggtaaaaaccacggggcaaactagagataatccactatgagaataatgaatatacaaatctcaatctcttgcccaaaacccaagcaacaaccacaagagaataactgggatacaaggatcacgttactgcccacaatatctaaaacctcccaagtaatcacagcaagagcctactgtagatttgatctaacctgagatgagaacactgctagatgattgtgaacagtctctctgcgttgtccttgtcttcttccctttctttctcttcctcttctgccttgttctccttcttctctttggaatctcgtcgctacaaagatctgcctcgttgctgcctttttatagctttaatctgcctctaaaacgcagccaccacacccccctaatcttaattagggttaggttaagagggggtgtgagctgtgggctgataaagcccacatgggctgaatatgggccatcagcccaacactaATGACAGCCGTATTGGAAATGAATACGTATATTTATCAGATATTAAAATGACtaggaataataaaaaacaaaaacaaaagtggGGAACAACTAAATCACTATAGATATGGACCGAGTTAGAGTCTCACTTAGAAAGACAAGAATAGATTATGACGATTGAATAATAAGAAGAAgctagaaagaaagaaggaataaGGGGAAAAAGAAATGAAACATGAGAAACTTATCACTCAAAATACTTAAAATTAACTGATATGTAAATTGTTGTTAGGATCCATTGATTAAGCTTAGCTAAATCATGGTTACATGAGATTCGTTGAGtcctaatataattattatttattatggcTCTTCCGACAGTAAGCCAAATCATCTAACAGATAGTGTTGATTATCCAAACGAGATGATTAATTAGATTCTTACAAGCATGATAGACTAAATTTATCTTTCGTGGATCCCAAAACCTCAAAAGGGGCATAAACTAAGCAAATTCTCATTCGGTGTGACTCTCTACATAAGAAGCCTACTGTAGACAACTAGCTTGTTTTGAATGGATCATACACCAAACCATGTTCGAAGAATTAGTGATCGATATGATTGGGTCCAAATAAATTTGAACTCGTTATGATTAAATGATTTGGATCACTTAGGGAGAAAAGGGTGTCAAATTGACTTTTTGACGCAATTGACTTATAATAGATTTCGATCTAATCGAATTATATctatcaaattttgggctccagccCATGTAGAATATTGGGCCGAGCTCCAAACCTTTTTTGTAGTACAAGAGCATCAGTATTCAATTAAATCAACATTGTTACATATTGCAGACAAAGTTTGCTGCAAACTATTTCCTAAAATTAGTGGTTGTTTTCCTAATTCAAATAGCGTGGTATTACGTTGAGTTATACGGTTGTACGATTTACCGGAGAAGCAAGACGTGTTGAGATGCCATGCACAAATAATAAACGAGATTTCTATTTGCAATGTATTTTCTTTGTTATTTATAAcctaattttaagaatttttaatatctctaaatattcccTCAAATTGTCACTTAATTTCAACAAACCCTTTCAACTTCTTCCCCTTCGGAGGGGATGCAATTAGAGTTTGATGCTTTAAGAGACAATTGATCGGCGGAGTACgagaaatatattttattattttttagatgaTCGTATGAAATAAGGAAATTGCCAATAACAAAAAAGATTATCGATAACAATCACTATAATAAAGATGACCACGAAAATTAAGGACCATATCTTGGCCCTCCTACGGAATTCTTCAATCGATTCTCTATGATCTATCACTAGGAAAAGCTACCATATTCTTCAGAGTTGTCATCACGCCATATCTAACAGATAAACATATATAGCCATAGGATGAAGGCATTAGGGGTTGTGCACAAGTATGAGTGCCGTCCTTCCTTGTATACAAAGCCTCTCCGTAAACTGTTTGTCTCGGGATCGCTACCTTCTCTTATGCCCTCATCACAAGCTAGCAGGGCAACCTGTCCATGCTCTCTTTTTCCGAGCTCCATTATTAGCCACCCAGCAGCAGCTTTTGTTGCCAAGGGAGGCCCTCCTTGCCCACAACCTCCATCAAACAAATATCTCAGGACGGAGACACATCATTGCAAAAGCATCATTTCCCCAACATATATTGTCGTCCTTCATGCCATGCATGCAGTTTCTACTCTCTATGACTAGCAGTAGTTGACCAGTCCACCTCCTCATCTTAAGAAACCtggatttaaaatgaaaaagatcgtaaaaagaaagtaaaaaagcTCACTGCCTTGCTTCCTACAACTGAAGCATGCATCATCGCCTTGGTTCCTCCAAATCATCACTTTCAAATGATGATAGCGCCAAAAAACAGGGATATGATCTCTATCGGATAGACTAGCAATCATTGCAGATTGCAGAGCTCCCGGATCCGAGAATTCTCTTACTTCCATGCAGGCAATCTCACATGAAAGATTAACGAGggtaaagaaaaaggaaaaggccGGATGGAGATTCTTACCGAAAGATAGTCCAATTAATGCAGGCTTCGTTTTACTAAAGACTGGAAAAGTTGATAGAGGTGGAGACTTTGTATGCTTATCTTTTGCAGATGCCAACAAGATGTTCTTTCCTTGAGCTAAAACGGAAGGTTTGGCAGCTTGACTTCTCGTGGACTGTCTGCATGCTTATCTTTTGAACCGGTTAGATCTACTGATGTTCTCAACATGGTATAACAGTTACAATATTCTTTGTCAGAATGCATTCCACGCTGTGTTTTTCGAGACACTGCCTTTGATTTTGATGCTGAAACTATTGTCCACTGTTTATCTTTAAAGAGCATATGAATGCTCCAACGTAGTAACATATTGTAATTAAAATAGCCGACGAGATGAGCTGAAATAAA is from Musa acuminata AAA Group cultivar baxijiao chromosome BXJ1-6, Cavendish_Baxijiao_AAA, whole genome shotgun sequence and encodes:
- the LOC135677338 gene encoding NDR1/HIN1-like protein 1, with product MSGKDCGDHGKWCKLRKRFWRILGCIVGFIILILLIILIIWLVLRPTKPRFYLQGAVVLQFNYTGPPSNLLSTVFQVTIASRNPNDRIGIYYDRIFVYGAYKNQQISLATALPPMYQGHNDVVIWSPYLFGPNVPVAPYLCDALTQDKASGFLILHVKIDGRIRWKVGSWTSDHYHLFVSCPAFLTFQNGRSGSGATVRFQQMSACSVEV